The Thalassoroseus pseudoceratinae genome has a segment encoding these proteins:
- a CDS encoding metal ABC transporter permease, with product MGLTSWDWFLDGWIILTGILSAVSAALLGNFLVLRRMCMLGDAISHAILPGLAGAFFLSGSRNSGVMFIGAVLVGVLTAFFTEWIRKSGRVDEGASMGVVFTSLFAIGLIMIVQAADQVDLDAHCVLYGALELTPLDTVQIFNLDVPRAALILGFIALVDTLFVTLFYKELKLSSFDPSLATTAGFSASLMHYLLMTLVAVTAVASFESVGNILVVAMFVVPPATAYLLTDRLQIMIFLSVILAIASASFGHLLAIIVPAWFGYASTTTAGMMATTSGLFLGLAVLFAPRHGVLVKVFRHQLLSFQILADDIVGVLYRLHEKEPCEWVHRDDLVNMLFAKNLQLQVALKWLSIRQQIKVNDQEYRLTPAGETRARELVRSHRLWEQYLVSHAGLEHEKIHDKAEQFEHFTSRQLRAQLDEATGLPDVDPHGRPIPIEDQNQETHD from the coding sequence ATGGGTTTGACAAGTTGGGATTGGTTCCTTGATGGCTGGATCATCCTGACTGGAATCCTATCCGCCGTATCTGCGGCTTTGCTCGGTAATTTCTTGGTCTTGCGGCGAATGTGCATGCTTGGCGATGCGATCTCGCACGCAATACTGCCAGGATTGGCGGGTGCGTTTTTTCTTAGTGGTTCGCGAAACAGCGGCGTCATGTTTATCGGTGCCGTGTTAGTTGGTGTGTTGACGGCATTCTTCACAGAATGGATTCGAAAATCTGGCCGGGTGGATGAAGGTGCTTCAATGGGAGTGGTGTTTACATCGCTTTTCGCAATCGGCCTCATCATGATTGTCCAAGCCGCTGACCAAGTTGATTTGGATGCCCACTGTGTCTTGTATGGTGCTCTCGAACTGACGCCTCTCGACACAGTTCAAATATTCAATCTCGACGTGCCACGCGCTGCTTTGATTCTTGGTTTTATCGCACTTGTTGACACCTTGTTTGTCACTCTATTTTACAAAGAACTCAAACTCAGTTCCTTTGATCCAAGTCTAGCGACAACAGCTGGATTCAGCGCGAGTTTGATGCACTACCTACTAATGACGCTTGTCGCGGTCACCGCTGTTGCGAGTTTTGAAAGCGTTGGGAATATCTTAGTTGTCGCAATGTTCGTTGTCCCACCCGCGACTGCTTATCTGCTGACCGATCGCCTCCAGATCATGATCTTTCTGAGCGTGATACTCGCAATCGCCTCGGCTAGCTTCGGGCATTTGCTTGCCATCATCGTGCCGGCTTGGTTCGGCTATGCCAGTACAACCACAGCAGGAATGATGGCGACAACGTCAGGGCTATTCTTGGGGTTGGCGGTGCTCTTTGCTCCCCGTCATGGCGTTCTCGTGAAAGTGTTCCGACATCAGTTGCTGTCGTTCCAAATTCTTGCTGATGACATCGTCGGTGTGTTGTATCGCCTTCATGAGAAGGAACCGTGCGAATGGGTCCACCGGGATGATTTGGTCAATATGCTGTTTGCTAAGAATCTTCAACTGCAAGTCGCGTTGAAGTGGTTAAGCATTCGTCAGCAGATCAAAGTCAACGATCAGGAATATCGGTTGACACCAGCAGGCGAGACACGTGCCAGAGAACTCGTTCGCTCTCACCGATTGTGGGAGCAGTATCTTGTCTCACATGCGGGTCTAGAGCATGAGAAGATCCACGACAAGGCCGAGCAGTTCGAGCACTTCACAAGCCGCCAACTTCGTGCACAACTAGACGAGGCGACCGGTTTGCCCGATGTCGACCCGCATGGACGCCCCATTCCCATCGAAGACCAAAACCAAGAAACGCACGACTAG
- a CDS encoding metal ABC transporter ATP-binding protein, whose translation MTLSDPSNTKTSASDGNSSDDIPLSVYDLTVAYHRKPVIWDVGFEVPAGSLVGIVGPNGAGKSTLLKAIMDLIPRASGIVEVFGADYATNRHRVGYVPQRESVDWDFPIDVLDVVTMGLYREVGWCWPVRKKHRNAAMEALSRVGMADLAKRQISQLSGGQQQRTFLARALVQDADLYLMDEPFAAVDASTERAIVDVLRELRSRGKTALVIHHDLQTVAEYFDYVVLLNMRVVAYGAVEDAFTTENLQKTYGGRLTLLEEVSEAMRHRERSL comes from the coding sequence ATGACACTAAGCGATCCATCGAACACGAAAACATCAGCTAGTGACGGGAATTCGTCAGACGATATCCCGTTATCCGTATACGACCTCACCGTTGCCTATCATCGAAAACCCGTTATTTGGGACGTGGGCTTCGAGGTGCCGGCCGGTTCGCTTGTGGGAATCGTCGGCCCGAACGGTGCTGGAAAAAGCACGCTACTGAAAGCGATCATGGACCTCATCCCGAGGGCGTCAGGAATCGTCGAAGTTTTCGGTGCCGACTACGCAACGAATCGTCATCGAGTCGGATATGTTCCCCAGCGTGAGTCCGTTGACTGGGATTTTCCCATCGACGTGCTCGATGTTGTCACAATGGGGCTATACCGGGAAGTTGGCTGGTGTTGGCCTGTACGAAAGAAGCATCGTAATGCGGCTATGGAAGCGCTCAGTCGAGTGGGGATGGCCGACCTCGCGAAACGCCAGATTAGTCAGCTCTCCGGCGGTCAGCAACAACGAACGTTCTTGGCACGGGCATTAGTCCAAGACGCCGATCTCTATCTTATGGACGAGCCGTTTGCCGCCGTTGACGCATCGACCGAACGGGCGATCGTCGATGTCCTCCGTGAACTGCGATCGCGAGGAAAAACGGCACTAGTCATTCATCATGACTTGCAAACCGTCGCGGAGTATTTCGACTATGTGGTTTTACTCAACATGCGAGTCGTCGCGTATGGAGCTGTCGAAGACGCTTTCACGACTGAGAATCTTCAGAAGACGTACGGCGGACGCCTAACGCTACTTGAAGAAGTTTCGGAAGCCATGCGACATCGAGAGCGGTCACTATGA
- the recJ gene encoding single-stranded-DNA-specific exonuclease RecJ gives MAKTWRFFPYDEARVRAFCQALQVSPLTAQVLIARGMDSPGDGKKFLETKLTDLHDPSLLPGISEATERVVSAIKAERKVTIYGDYDVDGVTATALLWNCLKLAGAEVDYYIPCRLEEGYGLNCDAIRQLAESDPKQLVISVDCGISSVEEAALAKELGLELIITDHHQFEEELPDAACLVHPRLPGTSYPFGDLCGVGVAFKLAWSICVQLGDGERANDQLREFLKSAVGLTAIGTVADVVPLLAENRTIVRYGLGSLAQRSSIGLRSLMTLAGIEIGQTLDAEDIGFGIAPRLNAAGRLGQARLAVELLTTTNRDRATQLAQYLEELNRNRRTVERRIFKSAKEMVEAKPEWEDHHALVLADASWHAGVIGIVASRIAETFQKPAILMTIDRNEGVAHGSGRSFGGYNLYDGLVACADTLVRFGGHHAACGVHVSEDRLDDFRQQLSQHASTHQVPREVGEIRIDAEVRLADVTRHGVKELDRLGPFGEQNPRPVFAANRVELAAPPKTMGEGGRHLDIRVKQHGTSLRAIAFGRGEWAEEIAAVDGTIDIGFTAGINRFRGRENVELRLEDWQPSTATPSE, from the coding sequence ATGGCCAAAACTTGGCGATTCTTTCCGTACGACGAAGCCCGCGTGCGTGCATTCTGTCAGGCGTTGCAAGTGTCGCCGTTGACGGCTCAGGTTCTAATTGCGCGGGGGATGGACTCACCCGGAGACGGCAAGAAGTTCCTTGAAACGAAACTAACCGACCTGCATGACCCAAGTTTGCTACCCGGCATCAGCGAGGCGACCGAGCGGGTTGTCTCTGCGATCAAAGCCGAGCGTAAGGTGACGATCTACGGGGACTACGACGTCGATGGCGTGACGGCGACGGCCTTGCTCTGGAACTGCCTGAAATTGGCCGGTGCGGAAGTCGATTACTATATTCCTTGCCGACTGGAAGAGGGTTACGGGCTCAATTGTGACGCAATTCGACAACTAGCCGAAAGCGATCCCAAGCAGCTTGTCATCTCCGTGGATTGTGGGATTTCTTCGGTTGAGGAGGCGGCACTCGCAAAGGAATTGGGATTGGAGTTGATCATCACCGATCACCACCAATTCGAGGAGGAGCTACCTGACGCCGCGTGTTTGGTCCATCCCCGTTTACCGGGCACAAGTTATCCGTTTGGCGACCTCTGTGGTGTCGGAGTGGCGTTTAAATTGGCGTGGTCGATCTGCGTTCAATTGGGTGATGGCGAACGTGCGAACGATCAACTTCGCGAGTTTCTGAAAAGTGCCGTCGGACTCACCGCCATCGGAACCGTTGCCGACGTAGTGCCGTTGCTAGCGGAGAATCGGACAATCGTTCGTTACGGGTTGGGAAGTCTTGCCCAGCGATCTTCGATTGGGTTACGCAGCCTGATGACACTCGCTGGGATCGAAATCGGTCAGACTCTAGACGCGGAAGATATCGGTTTCGGAATCGCACCACGTTTGAATGCCGCCGGTCGACTTGGGCAAGCTCGGTTGGCGGTCGAACTCCTCACAACAACCAATCGAGATCGTGCCACACAACTGGCACAGTATTTGGAAGAATTGAATCGGAACCGACGAACCGTGGAACGTCGGATTTTCAAGTCGGCCAAGGAAATGGTCGAGGCCAAACCGGAGTGGGAAGACCATCACGCCCTGGTCTTGGCCGACGCCAGTTGGCACGCCGGGGTGATTGGAATTGTTGCCAGTCGAATCGCGGAGACATTCCAAAAGCCGGCAATTCTCATGACGATCGACCGTAATGAGGGAGTGGCCCACGGGTCCGGACGAAGCTTCGGCGGTTACAATTTGTACGACGGGTTGGTTGCGTGTGCGGACACCTTGGTGCGGTTCGGCGGTCACCACGCCGCCTGTGGTGTGCATGTTTCGGAAGACCGACTTGACGATTTCCGCCAGCAACTTTCACAACACGCGTCTACACACCAAGTACCGCGTGAAGTCGGTGAAATCCGCATCGACGCCGAAGTGCGTTTGGCGGACGTGACTCGTCATGGTGTGAAGGAGCTGGACCGACTCGGACCGTTCGGCGAACAGAACCCGCGACCGGTCTTTGCCGCCAACCGTGTCGAACTGGCGGCCCCTCCCAAGACAATGGGCGAGGGCGGAAGGCATCTCGATATCCGTGTGAAACAGCACGGAACAAGTCTGCGTGCGATTGCATTTGGTCGTGGTGAATGGGCCGAGGAAATTGCCGCAGTCGACGGAACGATCGACATCGGATTCACAGCCGGCATCAACCGATTTCGCGGCCGCGAAAATGTCGAACTTCGGCTCGAAGATTGGCAACCGAGCACGGCGACACCATCTGAGTGA
- the mntR gene encoding manganese-binding transcriptional regulator MntR: MTKELPSSEPHRRTRKAHATETAEDYVEAIAEILGQRGVCRLKDLAERFAVSHVTVHRIVERLTNEGLISTEPYQPLTLTAAGSSLAERCRQRHEIVYRFLVAIGVDEATAAVDAEGIEHHVSPETLRQFESVVNERQKSEDVGSR, translated from the coding sequence GTGACAAAGGAACTCCCCAGTTCGGAGCCGCATCGGAGAACTCGGAAGGCTCATGCGACGGAAACCGCAGAAGACTACGTCGAGGCGATCGCTGAAATTCTCGGTCAGCGAGGCGTCTGCCGACTGAAAGATTTGGCGGAGCGGTTTGCGGTCAGTCATGTCACCGTGCACCGCATCGTGGAGCGGTTGACGAACGAGGGGCTCATCTCGACGGAACCTTACCAGCCACTTACGCTGACCGCAGCTGGAAGCAGTTTGGCCGAACGCTGTCGCCAACGACACGAGATTGTGTATCGATTTCTCGTTGCGATCGGTGTTGACGAGGCGACGGCCGCAGTGGATGCCGAGGGAATCGAGCACCATGTGAGTCCGGAAACGCTGCGTCAATTCGAGTCCGTCGTGAACGAACGTCAGAAGTCCGAGGATGTCGGAAGTCGGTAG
- a CDS encoding metal ABC transporter permease, producing the protein MSPEMSEEVTHAVWQPLVLLEDYNTRVVLLGVTLLCCAAGVVGSLTLLRKRALMGDALSHSTWPGITLAFIIAKNFGQDEKSLATLLLGATLSGLLGLCFILVIRNATRLKEDAALGAVLSIFFGIGVALFGVIQQMKGNAAGLESFIYGKTASMGIQDIKTIAVAATICLIVCGLLFKEFKLLCFDEGFTDSQGFPSKWLDLTLMGLVTVICIVGLQAVGLVLVIAILIIPAAAARFWTKTLSRMTLISSIIGACSGFVGAAVSAVFYRLPSGAMIVLVCSTMFAISLLFGTERGMLVRWLRRRHFNLTIDRQHFLRGMFELAEEGFGENPTSGLPQCPPIPFCQLLAKRSWSAKRLHQAIARAKNDRIVVETNDGLHLTPRGMSEAIRLTRQHRLWELYLMTHADVAASRVDQEADAIEHVLEPEVIIELEALLEKNYPQVPTSPH; encoded by the coding sequence ATGAGTCCTGAAATGTCGGAGGAAGTCACGCACGCGGTTTGGCAACCGCTTGTGCTATTGGAAGACTATAATACAAGAGTAGTCTTGCTCGGAGTCACGCTACTCTGTTGTGCGGCAGGTGTGGTGGGTAGCTTGACACTGTTGCGAAAACGGGCACTCATGGGTGACGCTTTGAGTCACTCCACTTGGCCTGGGATCACACTCGCATTCATTATCGCCAAGAACTTTGGTCAGGATGAAAAGTCACTTGCAACACTCTTGCTAGGAGCCACGCTCAGTGGGTTGTTAGGACTATGTTTCATACTTGTAATCCGTAATGCCACGCGTCTCAAAGAAGATGCCGCATTGGGAGCAGTTCTAAGTATCTTCTTTGGGATTGGCGTTGCACTTTTTGGTGTCATTCAGCAGATGAAAGGAAATGCCGCGGGTCTTGAGTCGTTTATTTATGGCAAGACCGCGTCAATGGGAATCCAAGATATCAAGACTATCGCCGTCGCAGCGACGATTTGCCTAATCGTCTGCGGACTCTTATTCAAGGAGTTCAAACTACTCTGTTTTGATGAGGGTTTCACGGATTCCCAGGGTTTCCCATCGAAATGGCTCGACCTCACACTAATGGGCCTAGTCACTGTCATTTGCATCGTAGGACTCCAAGCGGTCGGGCTTGTTCTAGTCATTGCAATCCTGATTATCCCAGCGGCTGCTGCTCGATTTTGGACCAAGACCTTATCGAGAATGACTCTCATCTCAAGCATCATCGGTGCCTGTTCGGGTTTCGTCGGAGCAGCAGTCAGTGCTGTTTTTTATCGTCTGCCGTCTGGTGCCATGATTGTCCTCGTGTGCTCGACCATGTTCGCGATTAGCCTGTTGTTTGGAACCGAACGTGGAATGCTAGTCCGGTGGCTTCGGCGACGACACTTCAACTTAACAATCGATCGGCAGCACTTCCTCCGTGGCATGTTCGAGCTCGCTGAAGAAGGTTTCGGGGAGAACCCAACAAGCGGGCTCCCACAATGCCCTCCAATTCCCTTTTGTCAGCTTCTCGCGAAACGCAGTTGGTCTGCTAAACGACTTCACCAAGCGATAGCAAGGGCAAAGAACGACCGCATTGTCGTGGAGACGAATGATGGACTGCATCTCACCCCACGCGGTATGAGCGAAGCAATTCGATTGACTCGGCAACACCGTTTGTGGGAACTTTACTTGATGACACATGCCGATGTCGCCGCCAGCCGAGTTGACCAAGAGGCAGACGCGATCGAACATGTTCTCGAACCGGAGGTCATCATCGAACTTGAAGCATTGCTCGAAAAAAACTACCCCCAAGTCCCAACGAGTCCGCACTAG
- a CDS encoding glycosyltransferase family 2 protein, translating to MSESPRVTIGLPVYNAADYLRPTIDSILAQTDPDWELIIADNASTDETLAICEEYMKSDSRIRLLTSEQNNGSAWNHNRCVAEARGEFFRWAGYDDPIAPDFNRRCIAALEADESIAIVVPRMNEIDSNGTFLRLREPLDAVDGDTPSERFRQVIYGYTGEALLGMIRLDILRTTRLEGLYAFNDYILVVELALRGKIRPIPETLLDRRIHAQAINQLHATNRSRAVAHNPKLAGKILFPHWREGRELWRTTTLAKLPFPQRWRSRVSMLRWLRRRAGDLSHDVLFAARQVLHRVLPGRKLTSSPQSVKSASV from the coding sequence ATGTCAGAATCTCCGCGAGTGACCATTGGACTCCCCGTTTACAACGCTGCGGACTACTTGCGTCCGACGATTGATTCGATTCTCGCCCAGACCGATCCGGATTGGGAGTTGATCATCGCTGACAACGCCTCGACAGATGAGACGCTTGCCATCTGCGAGGAGTACATGAAGTCCGATTCCCGAATTCGACTGCTCACATCTGAGCAAAACAACGGATCGGCGTGGAATCATAACCGGTGCGTGGCGGAAGCTCGGGGGGAATTCTTCCGGTGGGCCGGATACGACGACCCGATTGCTCCGGACTTCAATCGGCGATGCATTGCGGCGTTGGAAGCCGACGAATCGATTGCCATCGTGGTCCCCCGGATGAATGAGATCGATTCGAACGGCACGTTTCTTCGTCTTCGGGAGCCACTCGACGCGGTTGATGGCGACACGCCATCCGAGCGATTTCGGCAAGTCATCTACGGCTACACCGGCGAGGCACTACTCGGGATGATCCGATTGGACATCCTTCGCACCACACGATTAGAGGGCCTGTACGCTTTCAACGACTATATTCTCGTCGTGGAATTAGCACTTCGGGGCAAGATCCGACCAATCCCAGAAACACTGCTCGATCGCCGAATTCACGCCCAGGCGATCAATCAACTTCACGCGACGAACCGAAGTCGTGCAGTCGCACACAATCCTAAACTCGCCGGGAAGATCCTCTTTCCACATTGGCGTGAGGGACGTGAACTTTGGAGAACAACCACGTTAGCAAAATTACCATTTCCACAACGTTGGCGTAGTCGGGTATCGATGCTGCGTTGGCTCAGGCGACGTGCGGGCGACCTCAGTCATGATGTGCTGTTCGCCGCGAGACAAGTTCTCCATCGTGTGTTGCCAGGCCGCAAATTGACCAGTTCGCCCCAATCCGTGAAATCGGCCTCGGTGTAG
- a CDS encoding chloride channel protein, translating into MKRYFSEFLRIFDLHASGKWFLLASAIGVVAGLGAIAFQFLSHLVLHYALSSVTGFHPREAAGEHAVFEPEETPFQPWLIVVVMTGGGVVSGLLVYTFAPEAEGHGTDAAIDAFHNKRGQIRGRIGVVKTLASAITLGTGGSGGREGPIAQIGASFGSFLSQKLNLSARDTRILMAAGMGAGVGAIFRAPLAGALFAGEIMYRDADLESDVIVPTAISSIVAYSVFALSMPQEMWFTHLFGQGLTYRPSSLLELIPFGLMAIVLVLFAIVYIKTFYGVHHLFKKIPVPPHIKPAIGAAIAGLLGIGTFFWCGQNPQALAVLATGYGTLQDAITPGVTVSMAVLLIVAVVKILTTSLTISSGGSGGVFGPSMVIGGCIGTATGMFFQQTLFPELVKNPQMYGIVGMAGFFAACAHAPISTIIMVSEMTGDYNLLLPTMWTSTLCFLLCRRWSLYTKQVPTRLESPAHRGDFIVDVLEGILVKDVYRKDRKIRLVPEGTSLDDIVHKLATTHQHYFPVVDADEKVVGIFSADDVRSWLYDDSIWKLANARDVMVTNIVSVTPDDDLNTALRRFTALNIDEIPILDPANDDRLTGMLRRKEVIAAYNRRLMEYKVAAEESRSPVSSN; encoded by the coding sequence TTGAAACGCTACTTCTCCGAATTTCTGCGGATTTTCGACCTACACGCCTCTGGGAAATGGTTTTTGTTGGCAAGCGCGATCGGCGTTGTGGCCGGTCTGGGGGCGATTGCGTTCCAGTTTCTCAGCCATCTCGTCCTGCATTATGCGTTGAGTTCGGTGACTGGGTTTCACCCTCGTGAAGCGGCGGGAGAACACGCGGTCTTTGAACCCGAAGAGACGCCATTCCAACCCTGGTTGATTGTTGTCGTGATGACCGGGGGCGGCGTTGTTTCCGGGTTGCTGGTTTACACGTTCGCGCCGGAAGCCGAAGGTCACGGAACTGATGCCGCCATCGATGCATTTCACAACAAACGGGGCCAAATTCGGGGTCGAATCGGGGTTGTGAAGACGTTGGCATCGGCGATCACATTGGGAACAGGCGGGTCTGGAGGACGTGAAGGGCCAATTGCTCAGATTGGTGCATCGTTTGGTTCGTTTCTCTCCCAGAAGTTGAACCTCTCCGCTCGTGATACACGTATTCTGATGGCCGCTGGGATGGGGGCGGGAGTTGGTGCGATTTTCCGGGCCCCGCTGGCCGGTGCACTATTCGCCGGCGAAATCATGTACCGCGATGCGGACCTGGAATCCGATGTCATCGTGCCCACTGCGATTTCCTCGATTGTCGCTTACAGCGTGTTTGCACTGTCGATGCCGCAAGAGATGTGGTTCACACACTTGTTTGGTCAGGGACTGACTTACCGACCAAGTTCGCTGTTGGAACTCATTCCATTTGGCCTGATGGCAATCGTGTTGGTCCTCTTTGCGATTGTCTACATCAAGACGTTCTACGGCGTTCACCACCTTTTCAAAAAGATTCCCGTTCCGCCGCACATCAAACCTGCGATCGGGGCGGCGATTGCCGGTTTGCTGGGGATTGGGACGTTCTTCTGGTGTGGGCAGAATCCTCAAGCGCTCGCGGTGCTGGCGACCGGTTACGGGACCCTACAGGATGCCATTACCCCGGGCGTCACTGTGAGCATGGCTGTGCTGCTGATCGTGGCGGTCGTCAAGATTCTTACAACATCACTCACCATTAGTTCCGGTGGTTCGGGTGGGGTTTTCGGTCCGTCGATGGTGATCGGGGGATGCATCGGCACGGCGACCGGGATGTTCTTCCAACAGACACTATTTCCCGAACTCGTCAAGAATCCGCAAATGTACGGGATAGTGGGGATGGCCGGTTTTTTCGCCGCGTGTGCTCATGCGCCGATCTCGACGATCATTATGGTGAGCGAGATGACAGGCGACTACAATTTGCTGCTGCCCACGATGTGGACGAGCACGCTTTGTTTCCTATTGTGTCGACGTTGGAGTCTCTACACCAAGCAAGTCCCCACACGCTTGGAATCGCCAGCCCACCGTGGTGATTTTATCGTGGATGTGTTGGAAGGCATCCTCGTCAAAGACGTCTACCGCAAAGATCGAAAAATTCGACTTGTGCCTGAAGGGACGTCTCTCGATGATATCGTTCACAAGTTGGCGACGACTCATCAGCACTACTTCCCCGTTGTGGACGCGGATGAGAAAGTCGTCGGAATTTTCTCCGCAGACGATGTTCGCAGTTGGTTGTACGACGACTCCATTTGGAAGCTGGCGAATGCTCGGGATGTGATGGTGACGAATATCGTTTCTGTCACCCCGGACGACGATTTGAACACTGCCCTTCGACGGTTCACGGCCCTAAACATCGACGAAATTCCGATCCTCGACCCCGCAAACGACGACCGTCTAACGGGCATGTTGCGGCGAAAGGAAGTCATTGCCGCTTACAATCGCAGGCTGATGGAGTACAAAGTCGCGGCGGAGGAAAGTCGGAGTCCCGTTTCGTCGAACTAA
- a CDS encoding class I SAM-dependent methyltransferase — MPISHNTNPICDRRVSVACPSCGRIGLREFYDAGLLPVHNVLVMETYEEAISHPMGEVRLGLCEGCGFITNTRFDPSLLNYSSKCEDTQHFSAHFNRYADSLANRLVNDLGIREKTVVEIGSGGGDFLELICRVGENFGIGIDPASDPKRLAHSDSSRIRFLPEYYSERHSKLAADAILCRHSLEHIPKTKELLTTVRKSIGNRLETQVFFELPDTGRVLREAAFWDIYYEHCSYFTMGSLARLFRETDFDVTHLWTEYGDQYICLVATPAVAPTLPHLPDEFDLDSIHDDVERFQTELGKTVRLWHDRFNEFAASGKKVVIWGGSSKTVGFVNTLGLSDIIECVVDVNPRKWNRYLPGSGHQIVSPESLCQSQPDVVIVMNPVYLTEISNQLQELGLSPEIIAA; from the coding sequence GTGCCCATCAGCCACAACACCAACCCGATTTGCGACCGCCGCGTCTCCGTAGCCTGTCCGAGTTGCGGACGCATTGGACTCCGGGAATTCTACGACGCCGGTTTGCTGCCGGTGCATAACGTTCTCGTCATGGAAACCTACGAGGAAGCCATCTCTCACCCGATGGGTGAGGTTCGCCTCGGCCTCTGTGAGGGTTGCGGGTTTATCACGAACACGCGTTTTGATCCATCTTTGCTCAACTATTCGTCGAAATGCGAAGACACGCAACACTTCTCGGCTCACTTCAATCGGTATGCGGATTCGTTGGCCAATCGTCTCGTCAACGATTTGGGAATCCGAGAGAAAACGGTGGTGGAAATTGGCTCCGGTGGTGGGGATTTCCTCGAATTGATCTGTCGCGTCGGTGAAAACTTCGGTATCGGCATTGATCCCGCGAGCGATCCCAAACGACTGGCCCACTCCGATTCAAGCCGAATTCGATTCCTTCCCGAATACTACAGCGAGCGACATTCGAAACTTGCCGCCGATGCCATTCTTTGTCGGCACTCCTTGGAACACATCCCAAAGACCAAAGAACTTCTGACAACCGTTCGCAAGTCCATCGGCAATCGACTCGAAACCCAAGTTTTCTTCGAGCTTCCCGATACCGGACGCGTATTGCGAGAGGCTGCGTTTTGGGACATTTACTACGAACATTGTTCATATTTCACAATGGGTTCCTTAGCTCGGCTGTTTCGTGAGACTGATTTCGACGTGACTCACTTGTGGACCGAATACGGTGATCAATACATCTGCTTGGTTGCCACGCCCGCAGTGGCTCCGACGCTGCCACACCTGCCGGACGAATTCGATCTCGATTCGATTCACGATGATGTCGAGCGGTTCCAAACCGAACTCGGAAAAACCGTTCGCTTATGGCACGACCGATTCAACGAGTTCGCCGCGTCTGGGAAGAAAGTGGTGATTTGGGGCGGAAGCTCCAAAACGGTCGGTTTCGTGAACACGCTCGGTCTGTCGGACATCATCGAGTGCGTGGTCGATGTCAATCCGCGAAAATGGAATCGCTATCTTCCCGGCAGTGGACATCAAATCGTTTCTCCGGAATCGCTCTGCCAAAGCCAGCCGGATGTCGTGATTGTCATGAATCCCGTGTACCTCACGGAAATTTCCAATCAACTCCAAGAACTCGGACTATCCCCCGAAATCATTGCTGCTTAG
- a CDS encoding metal ABC transporter solute-binding protein, Zn/Mn family: MSKTAWITGLIAIVSFTGCNGGNSTSDPAEAPSTFAGEYPIEIVATVGMVADIVREVGGDHVQVTQLMGSQIDPHTHNATRDDVQKLMRADMIFYNGLHLEGKMTDTLTKLSKRQRIVAVADRLDKSDLLTPNGAQGQSDPHVWMNVSLWSKAVDVVATALIEFDPNHKDDYQANAKNYQTQLASLHEYGLKVIATIPEQSRILITSHDAFNYFGRAYNLQVEGVQGLSTESEAGLRRVNELVKLIVDRQIPAVFVESSVSPKNIEALIEGAQSKGHEVRIGGELFSDAMGEAGTYEGTYIGMLDANLTRIARALGGEAAPRGMQDRLQVETQNTP, encoded by the coding sequence GTGTCAAAGACAGCATGGATCACTGGTCTGATTGCCATCGTGTCATTTACCGGCTGTAACGGGGGCAACTCAACTTCCGATCCCGCAGAAGCCCCCAGCACGTTCGCCGGAGAATACCCTATCGAAATTGTTGCGACGGTCGGTATGGTCGCAGATATTGTTCGCGAAGTTGGTGGCGATCATGTTCAGGTCACGCAGTTGATGGGATCACAAATCGATCCCCATACGCACAACGCCACACGGGACGACGTGCAAAAGTTGATGCGGGCCGACATGATTTTCTACAACGGTCTGCATCTCGAAGGAAAAATGACCGACACACTCACCAAACTGTCTAAACGACAACGAATCGTTGCGGTGGCCGACCGTCTTGACAAGTCAGATTTGCTCACGCCAAACGGTGCCCAAGGCCAAAGTGACCCGCATGTCTGGATGAATGTCTCTCTCTGGTCGAAAGCGGTTGACGTCGTCGCGACAGCGCTGATCGAGTTCGACCCGAACCACAAGGACGATTACCAAGCCAACGCGAAAAACTATCAAACACAATTGGCGTCGCTTCACGAGTACGGACTCAAGGTGATAGCAACGATCCCCGAGCAAAGTCGCATCTTGATCACCTCGCACGATGCATTCAACTATTTCGGGCGAGCGTATAATCTCCAAGTTGAAGGTGTCCAAGGGTTGTCGACGGAGTCGGAAGCTGGCTTGCGACGGGTCAATGAGTTAGTCAAATTGATCGTCGACAGACAAATCCCAGCGGTCTTTGTCGAGAGCAGTGTGTCTCCGAAGAACATCGAAGCATTAATCGAGGGTGCTCAATCAAAGGGTCATGAAGTCCGCATTGGCGGCGAGTTGTTCTCTGATGCAATGGGGGAAGCTGGCACCTATGAAGGTACTTACATCGGCATGCTGGATGCAAATCTCACACGAATCGCCCGAGCGCTCGGGGGAGAGGCAGCTCCGAGGGGAATGCAAGATCGGCTTCAAGTCGAAACTCAGAACACGCCATGA